One genomic window of Candidatus Nitrospira inopinata includes the following:
- the tuf gene encoding elongation factor Tu produces the protein MAKAKFERKKPHVNIGTIGHVDHGKTTLTAALTKVCADRGMAKFVSYDEVAKASESQGRRDATKIMTIAISHVEYETDQRHYAHVDCPGHADYVKNMITGAAQMDGAILVVSAADGPMPQTREHILLARQVGVPYIVVFLNKADKVDDKELLELVELEVRELLTKYGFPGDQTPIIHGSALKAMEGDQGPLGVPSILKLLEAVDTYIPTPQRPIDKPFLMPIEDVFTISGRGTVVTGRCERGIVKVGDEVEIVGLRPTQTTVVTGVEMFRKVLDEGQAGDNIGVLLRGTKKEDVERGMVLSKPKTITPHTKFKAEVYVLTKEEGGRHTPFFNGYRPQFYFRTTDVTGVVQLNPGVEMVMPGDNVSITAELISPIAMDQGLRFAVREGGKTVGSGVVTEILA, from the coding sequence ATGGCGAAGGCGAAATTTGAGCGGAAGAAGCCGCATGTGAACATTGGGACGATTGGGCATGTGGACCATGGGAAGACGACGTTGACGGCGGCGTTGACGAAGGTGTGTGCGGACCGGGGGATGGCGAAGTTTGTGAGCTACGATGAAGTGGCGAAGGCGAGCGAGAGTCAGGGGCGGCGGGACGCGACCAAGATCATGACCATTGCCATTAGCCATGTCGAGTACGAGACGGACCAGCGGCACTATGCGCATGTGGACTGTCCGGGGCACGCGGATTACGTCAAGAACATGATTACGGGGGCGGCGCAGATGGACGGGGCCATTTTAGTGGTCTCGGCGGCGGATGGGCCGATGCCGCAGACGCGGGAGCACATCTTGCTGGCGCGGCAGGTGGGCGTGCCGTACATCGTGGTGTTTTTGAACAAGGCGGACAAGGTCGACGACAAGGAGTTGTTGGAGTTGGTGGAATTGGAAGTGCGCGAGCTGCTCACCAAGTACGGCTTTCCGGGGGACCAGACGCCGATCATTCACGGCAGTGCGTTGAAGGCGATGGAAGGGGACCAGGGGCCGTTGGGGGTGCCGAGCATTTTGAAGCTTTTGGAGGCGGTGGACACGTACATTCCGACGCCGCAGCGGCCGATCGACAAGCCGTTTTTGATGCCGATTGAGGATGTCTTCACCATCAGCGGGCGGGGCACCGTGGTGACGGGGCGGTGTGAGCGGGGCATTGTGAAGGTGGGCGACGAAGTGGAGATCGTGGGGTTACGGCCCACGCAGACCACGGTGGTGACGGGTGTGGAGATGTTTCGCAAGGTATTGGACGAGGGGCAGGCGGGGGACAACATTGGGGTGTTGTTGCGGGGGACGAAGAAAGAGGACGTGGAGCGGGGGATGGTGCTGTCGAAGCCCAAGACCATTACGCCGCACACCAAGTTCAAGGCGGAAGTGTACGTGTTGACGAAAGAAGAGGGGGGGCGGCACACGCCGTTTTTCAATGGGTATCGGCCGCAGTTTTATTTTCGGACGACGGACGTGACGGGGGTGGTGCAGCTCAATCCGGGGGTGGAGATGGTGATGCCGGGGGACAACGTGAGCATCACGGCGGAGTTGATCAGTCCCATCGCCATGGACCAGGGGCTGCGCTTTGCCGTGCGCGAAGGCGGCAAAACCGTCGGCTCCGGCGTCGTCACGGAAATCCTGGCGTGA
- a CDS encoding HEAT repeat domain-containing protein yields the protein MERNLTNHPADEPADVPDHAASSDFPVGDEGRDGSSVDPVDPMDLRQPSVGEDAVGAEEVAGLEEERVKDEIDIQIDLLGDPDWVVRREAVVTLGEMGDERCVEPLAKALRDGDWQVREAAVEAIAQVGSPAVELLIKLLRDWDIRKYAILALGKIRDERVLDPLMLQLRSDEFKDDAIQALVELGEPAVARLIGALRDKDENVRKSAVLALGRIKSATAIDPLIDMTKDADWFIRLTAAAALESIGDERGREAIKPLLKDSDMVVRMRVERILAKWKKRPVSPSGTA from the coding sequence ATGGAACGGAATCTCACGAACCATCCTGCAGACGAGCCTGCCGACGTGCCCGATCACGCGGCCTCTTCCGACTTTCCGGTCGGGGACGAGGGGAGGGATGGATCGTCGGTTGATCCGGTTGATCCGATGGACTTGCGGCAGCCGAGCGTCGGCGAAGACGCCGTCGGCGCGGAAGAAGTCGCGGGGCTCGAAGAAGAGCGGGTCAAGGACGAGATCGACATCCAGATCGACCTGCTCGGCGATCCGGACTGGGTGGTGCGCCGCGAGGCGGTGGTCACCCTCGGCGAAATGGGCGACGAGCGTTGCGTCGAGCCGTTGGCCAAGGCGCTGCGCGACGGCGATTGGCAAGTGCGGGAAGCCGCCGTCGAGGCGATCGCGCAGGTCGGCTCTCCGGCCGTCGAATTGCTCATCAAACTGTTGCGGGATTGGGACATCCGCAAATACGCCATCCTGGCGCTCGGCAAGATCCGAGACGAACGGGTTCTTGATCCCTTGATGCTCCAGCTCCGAAGCGACGAATTCAAGGACGACGCGATTCAGGCGTTGGTGGAACTCGGGGAGCCGGCCGTCGCGAGACTGATCGGAGCGCTTCGCGACAAGGATGAAAACGTCCGTAAGAGCGCGGTGCTGGCTCTGGGCCGCATCAAGAGCGCGACGGCGATCGATCCGCTGATCGACATGACCAAGGACGCCGATTGGTTTATCCGGTTGACCGCCGCCGCCGCGTTGGAATCCATCGGCGATGAGCGAGGGCGGGAGGCCATCAAACCCTTGCTCAAGGACTCCGACATGGTTGTGCGAATGAGGGTGGAGCGGATTCTGGCCAAGTGGAAGAAGCGGCCCGTTTCTCCGTCGGGCACCGCCTGA
- the glgP gene encoding alpha-glucan family phosphorylase translates to METSASTNGFPVRLPPNLGRLNELAQNLWWSWTLEARQLFETIDPTLWLYTHHNPVKLLAEVKPDRLIQLAEDPSFLRRYSAVFRLFDDYLADKTSWCGVHQPDMTSATIAYFSAEFGLHTSVPIYSGGLGILAGDHCKEASDLGVPLIGVGFMYPQGYFRQRLTPEGWQEATYAPFARDESPVHPARTPSGEICRFTVEMGERRVTSMVWKLLVGRLPLFLIDTDVPDNSPEDRALSARLYGGDQEIRLCQEILLGIGGVRMLRALGMTPSVWHANEGHSAFLMLELLREFVQSGLSHDEANELVRQRTVFTTHTPVPAGHDVFPHQLMDRYFAGYWKQLGLSREEFLRLGETPESRDRGFNMTALAMRLSAHVNGVSREHGRVTREMWRHFWPGLPAEHVPIRSITNGVHASTWVAPEMHRLYGKWLSPTWTTGCDDPAMWQRVMDVPDHELWTVRQIMKRKLMSFIRERARAGWIQGRLEPSQVLSRGTLLDPEALTIGFARRFATYKRATLIFQDLDRLKCLLQDRWRPVQLVFAGKAHPADEPGRYFIHEVLSYCHDHKLGGHIAFLEDYDMHMAKFLVQGVDVWLNTPRFPLEASGTSGMKAALNGVLNLSVLDGWWAEGYNGANGWGIQPLPENETTVAQDRHDAEQLYRVLEQEVVPLFYQRDRDGIPRGWIQMVKECIRTIPPQFCTTRMVKDYVGMMYAPATRRAPSAW, encoded by the coding sequence GTGGAGACTTCAGCTTCGACCAACGGTTTTCCTGTCCGCCTGCCGCCGAACCTCGGTCGTCTGAACGAGCTGGCGCAGAACCTCTGGTGGAGCTGGACCCTTGAGGCACGCCAATTGTTCGAAACGATCGATCCAACACTGTGGCTGTACACGCACCACAATCCCGTCAAACTGCTGGCCGAGGTGAAGCCGGACCGGTTGATCCAGTTGGCGGAAGACCCTTCGTTTCTCCGCCGTTATTCGGCGGTGTTCCGCTTGTTCGATGATTACCTGGCCGACAAGACGAGTTGGTGCGGCGTCCATCAGCCGGACATGACGAGCGCGACGATCGCTTATTTTTCCGCCGAATTCGGCCTCCATACGTCCGTTCCGATCTACAGCGGAGGTCTCGGCATCTTGGCCGGGGACCATTGCAAGGAAGCCAGCGATCTCGGCGTACCCCTCATCGGGGTGGGATTCATGTACCCGCAGGGATACTTCCGTCAACGTCTCACGCCGGAGGGATGGCAAGAAGCGACCTATGCGCCCTTCGCTCGCGACGAATCACCCGTTCATCCGGCTCGTACGCCGTCCGGCGAGATCTGCCGCTTTACGGTCGAAATGGGAGAACGCCGCGTCACTTCCATGGTCTGGAAGCTGTTGGTCGGACGACTGCCGCTCTTCCTGATCGACACGGACGTGCCGGACAACAGCCCCGAAGACCGCGCGCTGTCGGCGCGGCTGTACGGCGGCGATCAGGAAATACGACTGTGTCAGGAAATTCTCCTGGGCATCGGAGGCGTGCGCATGCTGCGCGCATTGGGGATGACGCCTTCGGTCTGGCACGCGAACGAAGGCCATTCGGCCTTTCTGATGTTGGAACTGTTGCGCGAATTCGTGCAAAGCGGTCTGTCTCACGACGAGGCCAACGAGCTGGTCCGGCAACGTACCGTCTTCACGACCCATACGCCGGTGCCGGCCGGGCACGACGTCTTCCCTCATCAATTGATGGATCGCTATTTCGCGGGCTATTGGAAGCAGCTCGGCCTCTCGCGGGAGGAATTCCTTCGACTCGGCGAGACCCCGGAATCGCGTGATCGCGGTTTCAATATGACCGCCCTGGCCATGCGGCTGTCGGCCCACGTCAACGGTGTCAGCCGAGAGCACGGGCGCGTCACGCGGGAAATGTGGCGGCACTTCTGGCCGGGACTGCCGGCCGAGCACGTTCCCATCCGCAGCATCACCAACGGCGTTCACGCCTCCACCTGGGTCGCTCCCGAGATGCACCGGTTATACGGCAAATGGCTCAGCCCGACCTGGACGACCGGTTGCGACGATCCGGCCATGTGGCAGCGCGTCATGGACGTCCCGGACCACGAATTGTGGACCGTCCGTCAAATCATGAAGCGGAAACTCATGAGTTTTATCCGCGAACGGGCCAGGGCCGGCTGGATCCAGGGTCGACTCGAGCCGTCGCAGGTGCTGAGCCGGGGAACATTGCTGGACCCGGAGGCGCTGACGATCGGCTTTGCCAGACGGTTCGCGACTTATAAGCGGGCGACATTGATTTTCCAGGATCTGGACCGGTTAAAGTGCCTGCTCCAGGATCGGTGGCGCCCGGTTCAATTGGTGTTCGCGGGCAAGGCCCACCCGGCCGATGAGCCGGGACGGTATTTCATTCACGAGGTTCTGTCCTACTGCCATGACCATAAATTGGGCGGGCACATCGCGTTCCTGGAAGATTACGACATGCACATGGCGAAATTTCTGGTCCAGGGGGTGGACGTCTGGCTCAACACCCCACGCTTTCCCTTGGAAGCCAGCGGAACCAGCGGGATGAAGGCGGCCTTAAACGGGGTCTTGAATCTGAGCGTGCTCGACGGCTGGTGGGCCGAGGGATACAACGGAGCCAACGGCTGGGGTATCCAACCGTTGCCGGAAAACGAAACCACCGTGGCCCAGGACCGCCATGACGCGGAACAACTCTATCGCGTTTTGGAGCAGGAAGTGGTTCCGCTCTTTTACCAGCGCGATCGCGACGGCATTCCTCGCGGCTGGATTCAGATGGTCAAAGAATGTATCCGGACGATCCCCCCGCAATTTTGCACGACCCGCATGGTGAAAGACTACGTGGGAATGATGTACGCGCCGGCCACGCGCCGCGCGCCTTCGGCATGGTAA
- the nusG gene encoding transcription termination/antitermination protein NusG — translation MTKNWYVIHTYAGFEGRVKASLMERANQMGLTEKVGQILVPTEDVIEIKDGKRRTSRRKFFPGYVLVELESPVDDNTLQMIKETPKVTGFVGGGTVPAPLTEEEVESLLKQVDAGQAEPREQIKFIKGDNVRIIDGPFLGFNGTVDEVDHDHNRLKLMVSIFGRSTPVELGFLQVERI, via the coding sequence ATGACGAAAAACTGGTACGTGATCCATACCTACGCGGGGTTTGAGGGGCGCGTCAAAGCCAGTTTGATGGAACGAGCGAATCAAATGGGGCTGACGGAAAAGGTCGGCCAAATCCTAGTGCCTACCGAAGACGTGATCGAAATCAAAGACGGGAAACGGCGGACCTCCAGGCGCAAGTTCTTTCCGGGGTACGTGCTGGTGGAGCTGGAATCGCCTGTGGACGACAACACGTTGCAAATGATCAAGGAGACGCCCAAGGTGACCGGCTTCGTGGGGGGAGGGACGGTTCCGGCGCCGTTGACCGAAGAAGAGGTGGAGTCGTTGCTCAAGCAAGTCGATGCCGGGCAGGCCGAGCCTCGCGAGCAGATCAAATTCATCAAGGGCGATAACGTTCGGATTATCGACGGTCCCTTTCTTGGATTTAACGGAACCGTCGACGAGGTCGATCATGACCACAATCGATTGAAGTTGATGGTCAGTATCTTCGGCCGGTCGACTCCGGTCGAGCTGGGCTTTCTGCAAGTGGAACGGATTTAG
- the rpmG gene encoding 50S ribosomal protein L33 codes for MREIIDLACTTCKRRNYSTSKNKKNDPDRLERNKFCKFCRKHTSHKEVK; via the coding sequence ATGCGTGAAATCATCGATTTGGCCTGCACGACGTGCAAACGACGCAATTACTCGACGAGCAAGAACAAAAAGAATGATCCGGATCGGTTGGAGCGAAACAAGTTCTGCAAGTTCTGCCGAAAACATACGTCGCATAAAGAAGTGAAATAG
- a CDS encoding HEAT repeat domain-containing protein, producing the protein MVTARGEGHRRPSDKKEAVRHPSSSWLRLFTLLWLTAVAPAAVATPSTIESTAKELYKAGDYAAVTALYQTQPPGTELPKEFLRLSLMSYVRLGRPSDALPIYDRLVGPGRPHDVSLLRPLALAVVTGHVRDRKEPVRVAAYTALAELGLPETEPILEDGLLDSSIAVRARAVEAMGKAGLARRSRAPRRALADPAPTVRIAAINALGEAKAEDVIPKLLEISRKEDGPESIFAYAALYRMGRTDKLSDISGAATLPDPDLRMAAIGALGRLKHHSSLAILSRAVYDPLPAVRAFAAGALGEFGSPEGVAPLLHAIGDESAMVRGIAAASLGKAGVQDNRPVLQALTRDASWQVRAGAVEGLLRLGDASAIPLAIDLARHADPSVRGAVAQALSLTSDKRAIEALETLLQDRQPFPRLMAAKALGNVSTAPLPALLKALRDADDTVRIAAATSILRQLDQKPPRGRR; encoded by the coding sequence ATGGTAACGGCGCGCGGCGAGGGACACCGTCGTCCATCCGACAAGAAGGAAGCGGTCCGGCATCCGTCCTCGTCATGGCTCCGGCTTTTTACTCTGCTCTGGCTCACGGCCGTCGCTCCGGCGGCCGTCGCGACGCCTTCCACCATCGAGTCGACCGCCAAGGAACTCTACAAGGCGGGGGATTACGCCGCCGTGACGGCGCTCTACCAAACTCAACCTCCTGGAACGGAGCTCCCCAAAGAGTTTCTGCGCCTCTCGCTCATGAGCTACGTCCGCCTCGGCCGTCCGAGCGACGCCTTGCCGATCTACGACCGGTTGGTCGGTCCCGGACGCCCCCATGACGTTTCACTGCTCCGCCCCTTGGCGCTGGCGGTCGTCACCGGCCACGTGCGCGACCGAAAGGAACCCGTCCGCGTCGCGGCCTATACCGCCCTGGCGGAGCTGGGTCTTCCGGAGACCGAGCCGATTTTGGAAGACGGGCTTCTTGATTCCTCCATCGCCGTACGGGCGAGGGCGGTCGAAGCGATGGGAAAGGCCGGCTTGGCCCGGCGATCGAGGGCGCCGCGGCGGGCGCTGGCGGATCCGGCGCCGACCGTCCGCATCGCCGCCATTAACGCGCTCGGCGAGGCCAAGGCCGAGGACGTGATTCCGAAACTCCTGGAAATCAGCCGCAAGGAAGACGGGCCCGAATCGATCTTCGCCTACGCCGCGCTGTACCGCATGGGCCGCACCGACAAACTGAGCGACATCTCCGGCGCGGCCACCCTGCCAGACCCCGACCTCCGCATGGCGGCGATCGGCGCGCTCGGCCGCCTGAAACATCATTCCAGCCTGGCGATCCTCAGCCGAGCCGTGTATGATCCTCTTCCGGCCGTGCGGGCCTTTGCCGCCGGAGCGCTGGGAGAGTTCGGCTCTCCGGAGGGAGTCGCCCCCCTGCTCCACGCCATAGGAGACGAGAGCGCCATGGTTCGCGGCATTGCCGCCGCCAGTTTGGGGAAAGCGGGTGTTCAAGACAATCGTCCCGTGCTCCAAGCCTTGACGAGGGACGCCAGTTGGCAGGTTCGCGCCGGCGCCGTGGAAGGGCTCCTTCGCCTGGGAGACGCCTCGGCCATCCCCCTCGCGATAGACCTGGCTCGACACGCAGACCCCTCCGTTCGAGGCGCCGTCGCTCAGGCCCTCAGCCTGACGTCGGATAAACGGGCCATCGAGGCGCTTGAAACCTTGCTTCAAGACCGGCAACCGTTCCCACGGCTGATGGCGGCCAAGGCGCTGGGAAACGTTTCGACCGCGCCCCTACCGGCCCTGCTCAAAGCCCTGCGGGACGCCGATGACACGGTTCGTATCGCAGCCGCGACAAGCATCCTTCGGCAGTTGGACCAAAAGCCTCCCCGGGGACGGCGATAA
- the rplK gene encoding 50S ribosomal protein L11: MAKEVSAQIKLQIPAGKANPAPPVGPSLGQHGVNIMEFCKQFNAKTQKEGDSIIPVVITVYKDRTFSFILKTPPASDLLKKAAGIIKGSGVPQKDKVGKITRKQLYEIAQKKMTDLNAADVEGAAKIIEGTARSMGVVVQG; encoded by the coding sequence ATGGCAAAGGAAGTATCCGCGCAAATCAAGTTGCAGATTCCGGCCGGCAAAGCGAATCCCGCTCCTCCCGTCGGCCCTTCGCTCGGCCAGCACGGCGTCAATATCATGGAATTCTGCAAGCAGTTCAACGCGAAGACGCAGAAAGAGGGGGACAGCATCATTCCGGTCGTCATCACGGTGTACAAGGACCGGACGTTCTCGTTCATTCTGAAAACGCCGCCGGCCTCGGACTTGCTGAAGAAGGCAGCCGGAATCATCAAAGGGTCCGGCGTGCCCCAGAAAGACAAGGTCGGCAAGATCACGAGGAAACAGTTGTACGAAATCGCCCAGAAAAAAATGACCGACTTGAACGCCGCCGACGTGGAGGGGGCCGCCAAGATCATTGAGGGAACCGCTCGGAGCATGGGCGTCGTCGTTCAAGGGTGA
- the secE gene encoding preprotein translocase subunit SecE produces the protein MFKRMTESIRIFMTDVRAELKKVSFPTRAETVGSTTVVIVFCVLMSLYLSVVDSFLSWLIGKLI, from the coding sequence ATGTTTAAGCGGATGACGGAATCGATACGCATCTTCATGACCGACGTGCGGGCCGAATTAAAGAAGGTCTCCTTTCCGACCCGAGCGGAGACGGTCGGGTCCACGACGGTCGTCATTGTGTTTTGTGTGTTGATGTCGCTCTATCTGTCGGTCGTCGACTCGTTTCTTTCCTGGTTGATCGGAAAATTGATCTAA
- a CDS encoding ATP-dependent helicase, protein MERQAKPYVLKRSADQAPPRRLMIDYAAALNPQQLAAVTAGGGPALVIAGAGSGKTRTLVYRVAYLIDSGVDPSNILLLTFTRKSAQEMLERAGELIGAGTQRVCGGTFHSVANILLRRYGRSIGVEPGFTILDRGDAEDLIGLCRTQLGFNEKAKRFPRKGTIMELFSKSENTLRSLEDVLLEEFSHFSDHLEDLAKLHRAYQAAKRQKQLLDYDDLLVMLRRVLETDEAARTAISRQYRYILVDEYQDTNRLQADVIRRLAATHDNVMVVGDDSQSIYAFRGATFRNIMEFPDLFPGATVYKLEENYRSTQPILNLANSIIEEAAEKYSKRLFTRKLDGPLPVLAEAAGENAQSRFIAQKILELREEGVPLNEVAVLFRSSFHSFDLEIELSRAGLPFIKRGGVKFIETAHVKDVLAHVRVAANPLDLVSWHRALMLVEGVGPKKAQDLLSLIAKADRPFDVLRAGAGRSARALATLADTLDGLTGDDRRSPAESIAHVYDYYLPILKDQYDDYPKRMRDLDHLHTIAGNYAELDEFLADLALEPPDGSVVDVEATERDDERLVLSTIHSAKGLEWDAVFVIWVVDGRFPSAYSFLTDEELEEERRLFYVAVTRARRHLFLTYPVNVYDKSSGMVLSKPSRFLDPVSPELLEVLALVEEGGREEEWRTSRYWD, encoded by the coding sequence ATGGAACGACAAGCCAAGCCCTACGTGTTGAAACGGTCAGCCGACCAGGCGCCGCCGCGCCGCCTGATGATCGATTACGCCGCCGCGCTCAATCCGCAGCAATTGGCGGCGGTGACGGCGGGCGGGGGGCCGGCGCTGGTGATCGCCGGCGCGGGGAGCGGCAAGACCCGCACGTTGGTCTATCGCGTGGCCTATCTGATCGATTCCGGCGTCGATCCGTCGAACATCCTCTTGCTTACTTTCACGCGCAAGTCGGCGCAGGAAATGTTGGAGCGTGCGGGCGAGTTGATCGGGGCCGGCACGCAGCGCGTGTGCGGCGGGACGTTCCACTCCGTCGCCAATATCCTCTTGCGTCGGTACGGCCGTTCGATCGGCGTGGAGCCGGGGTTCACGATTCTGGATCGCGGCGACGCGGAAGATTTGATCGGGCTGTGCCGCACGCAGTTGGGCTTCAATGAAAAGGCTAAACGCTTCCCCCGCAAGGGGACGATCATGGAGCTGTTCAGCAAGAGCGAAAATACGCTGAGGAGCTTGGAAGACGTCCTGCTGGAAGAGTTCAGCCATTTCTCCGACCATCTGGAGGACTTGGCCAAACTGCACCGGGCCTATCAGGCGGCCAAGCGGCAGAAACAATTGTTGGACTACGACGACCTGCTGGTGATGCTGCGGCGGGTGCTGGAGACCGATGAGGCGGCCCGGACGGCGATTTCGCGCCAGTACCGGTACATTCTGGTGGATGAATATCAAGACACGAATCGGTTGCAGGCGGACGTGATCCGCCGGTTGGCCGCGACGCACGACAACGTGATGGTCGTTGGGGACGATTCGCAGTCGATCTACGCGTTCCGGGGGGCGACGTTCAGAAACATCATGGAGTTTCCGGATCTCTTTCCAGGCGCCACGGTGTACAAGCTGGAGGAAAACTATCGCAGCACGCAGCCGATCTTGAATCTGGCGAACAGCATCATCGAGGAGGCGGCGGAGAAATACAGCAAGCGTTTGTTTACAAGGAAGCTCGACGGCCCGTTGCCGGTGCTGGCGGAGGCGGCCGGCGAGAATGCGCAGTCGCGGTTCATCGCGCAGAAGATTCTCGAGCTGCGGGAGGAAGGGGTGCCGTTGAACGAGGTGGCGGTGCTGTTTCGATCGAGCTTCCATTCCTTCGATTTGGAAATCGAGCTCTCCCGCGCCGGGCTGCCGTTCATCAAGCGAGGCGGCGTCAAGTTCATCGAGACGGCCCACGTCAAGGACGTGCTCGCGCACGTGCGGGTGGCCGCCAATCCGCTCGATCTGGTCAGTTGGCACCGGGCGCTCATGTTGGTGGAGGGTGTCGGGCCGAAGAAGGCTCAAGACCTGTTGTCGTTGATTGCGAAGGCCGATCGGCCTTTCGATGTGTTGCGCGCCGGGGCCGGCCGCTCCGCTCGCGCGCTCGCGACTCTCGCCGACACGTTGGATGGTTTGACGGGAGACGACCGTCGGTCGCCGGCGGAATCCATCGCCCACGTGTACGACTACTACCTGCCCATTCTGAAGGATCAGTACGACGACTATCCCAAGCGCATGCGGGATCTGGATCATCTCCATACGATTGCCGGGAACTATGCCGAGCTCGATGAGTTTTTGGCCGATCTGGCCTTGGAGCCGCCGGATGGGAGCGTCGTGGACGTGGAAGCGACGGAGCGCGACGACGAGCGACTCGTATTGTCCACGATCCATTCGGCCAAGGGGCTGGAATGGGACGCGGTCTTTGTGATCTGGGTGGTGGACGGTCGGTTTCCGTCGGCTTATTCGTTTCTGACCGACGAGGAACTGGAAGAAGAACGGCGGCTGTTCTATGTGGCCGTGACGCGCGCGAGACGGCATTTGTTCCTGACCTATCCGGTCAACGTATACGACAAGTCCAGCGGGATGGTGCTCTCGAAACCGTCTCGTTTCCTCGATCCTGTCTCGCCCGAGCTTCTTGAGGTGCTTGCCTTGGTCGAAGAGGGGGGGCGAGAGGAGGAGTGGAGGACGTCGCGGTATTGGGATTGA
- a CDS encoding septal ring lytic transglycosylase RlpA family protein has translation MSDTRGMRRGTVGRVVRFERASEFMAINGGAVFLMRMRAQTRCIGRPLIRTTLVLGALSCFSVGACSWMPTGESLLDVGIKERGVASWYGAQFHGKVTASGERFDMGAFTAAHRTLPLGSMVRVVNLANGKHARVRITDRGPYVNGRILDLSYAAAVRLGMVESGLSVIQLEVVGDRRPDFVLDAEEREWRVPPLLRSYRTDEPLRAVESTPVARRGRSQDAPPHPFPPHDLLVQRRWTERAWGGAADLAYRTATTLLL, from the coding sequence GTGAGCGACACAAGGGGCATGCGGAGAGGAACGGTCGGGCGAGTCGTCCGTTTCGAACGTGCGAGCGAGTTCATGGCCATCAATGGAGGCGCGGTGTTTCTGATGCGTATGAGAGCACAAACGAGGTGTATTGGGCGGCCACTGATTCGAACGACTCTGGTGCTGGGGGCTCTGTCTTGTTTCTCGGTTGGCGCCTGCTCCTGGATGCCGACCGGCGAGAGCTTGCTGGACGTCGGGATCAAGGAGCGGGGCGTGGCGTCTTGGTATGGAGCGCAGTTTCACGGGAAAGTCACGGCGAGCGGGGAACGGTTCGACATGGGCGCCTTCACCGCGGCCCATCGGACACTGCCGTTGGGGAGCATGGTTCGGGTCGTCAATCTGGCGAACGGGAAACACGCGCGGGTGCGGATTACGGATCGGGGACCCTATGTGAACGGCAGGATTTTGGATCTCTCCTATGCGGCGGCCGTTCGGCTTGGAATGGTTGAGTCGGGACTCTCCGTCATCCAGCTTGAGGTCGTCGGCGATCGCAGGCCGGACTTCGTGCTCGACGCCGAGGAGCGAGAATGGCGCGTGCCGCCCCTTCTCCGTTCTTACAGGACGGACGAGCCGCTTCGTGCGGTCGAATCGACGCCGGTTGCGCGGCGAGGTCGATCTCAGGATGCCCCACCCCACCCCTTTCCGCCTCATGATCTGCTCGTGCAACGGCGGTGGACCGAGAGAGCATGGGGAGGGGCCGCCGACCTTGCTTACCGAACCGCGACGACGCTGTTGCTGTGA
- the rplA gene encoding 50S ribosomal protein L1, giving the protein MGKKMKAALEKVEPRLYGLREAIETVKSAAYAKFDESVDIAIHLGVDPKRSDQMVRGTTSLPHGTGKQVRVLVFAKGEKEQEARAAGADYVGADDLMEKIKGGWLDFDCAIATPDLMASVGKLGKQLGPRGLMPNPKTGTVTFEVGKAVSEIRKGRVEYKIEKAGVVHVPIGKVSFKPEQLYDNASAILEAVVKAKPASCKGRYLKSVTLSSTMGPGVRLDASAIAKQWS; this is encoded by the coding sequence ATGGGAAAGAAGATGAAGGCCGCATTGGAGAAGGTCGAGCCTCGCCTCTACGGGCTGCGCGAGGCCATCGAGACCGTCAAGAGCGCCGCCTACGCGAAGTTCGACGAATCCGTCGACATCGCCATCCACTTGGGCGTCGATCCGAAACGGTCCGATCAAATGGTGCGAGGAACCACGTCGTTGCCGCATGGAACCGGCAAGCAGGTCCGCGTGCTCGTCTTTGCGAAGGGTGAGAAGGAGCAAGAGGCTCGCGCCGCCGGGGCCGACTACGTGGGGGCCGATGATCTGATGGAGAAGATCAAAGGAGGGTGGCTGGATTTCGACTGCGCCATCGCCACGCCGGATCTCATGGCGTCGGTCGGCAAGCTTGGAAAACAGCTTGGACCGCGCGGCCTCATGCCGAATCCCAAGACCGGGACCGTCACGTTCGAGGTGGGGAAGGCGGTGTCGGAAATCCGCAAAGGGCGGGTGGAATACAAGATCGAAAAGGCAGGGGTCGTTCACGTGCCGATCGGAAAGGTGTCGTTTAAGCCGGAGCAGCTCTACGACAACGCCTCGGCGATTTTGGAAGCCGTCGTCAAGGCCAAGCCCGCTTCGTGCAAGGGGCGCTACCTCAAGAGCGTGACGCTCTCGAGCACGATGGGACCCGGCGTGAGATTGGACGCCTCGGCGATCGCCAAACAGTGGAGCTGA